One Thunnus thynnus chromosome 21, fThuThy2.1, whole genome shotgun sequence DNA segment encodes these proteins:
- the si:dkey-73n8.3 gene encoding retinol dehydrogenase 12 yields MQAVRSLIIPKWSSDVHLEGKTAIVTGANTGIGKETAKDLASRGARVILACRDMAKGEQAARDIMREVKGAKVVARQLDLSDTKSICLFAENIYNTEKALHYLINNAGVAICPHAMTVDGYEMQFGVNHLGHFFLTFLLLDLLKHSAPSRVINVSSSAHFMGKIQFDDLSGEKDYHPVRAYAQSKLANVLFTRELAKRTEVVGVMAYSVDPGMVNTEITRHIRQPLVDIFKTFGFLLKTSAEGAYSIIYCTVTPENQLLTGGYYKDCAITESSRAAQDDGTALKLWAVSCHLLGIRWR; encoded by the exons ATGCAAGCAGTCAG GTCTCTGATTATCCCCAAGTGGTCTTCAGATGTGCATCTGGAGGGGAAGACAGCTATAGTAACGGGTGCCAACACAGGAATAGGCAAAGAAACAGCTAAAGACCTGGCTAGCAGAG GGGCACGGGTGATTTTGGCATGCAGAGACATGGCAAAAGGAGAGCAAGCGGCTCGAGACATCATGAGGGAGGTGAAGGGAGCCAAGGTTGTCGCCAGGCAACTGGATCTGTCTGACACCAAATCGATCTGCCTGTTTGCTGAGAATATTTACAACA ctgAGAAGGCTCTTCACTACCTGATTAACAATGCAGGAGTGGCGATTTGTCCTCACGCCATGACAGTGGATGGATATGAGATGCAGTTTGGAGTCAATCACTTGG GTCATTTCTTCCTGACTTTCCTGCTACTTGACTTGCTCAAGCACTCTGCCCCATCCCGGGTCATCAACGTGTCGTCATCAGCTCACTTCATGGGCAAGATCCAGTTCGATGACCTGAGCGGTGAGAAGGACTACCACCCTGTCAGGGCCTATGCACAGAGCAAGCTGGCCAACGTACTGTTTACCAGAGAGCTGGCCAAAAGGACTGAGG TTGTAGGTGTGATGGCTTACTCGGTGGACCCTGGCATGGTGAACACTGAAATAACAAGGCACATAAGGCAGCCCCTTGTCGACATATTCAAAACCTTCGGTTTTCTGCTAAAGACTTCGGCAGAGGGAGCCTACAGCATCATCTACTGCACCGTAACTCCTGAGAACCAGCTGCTCACAGGAGGATACTACAA GGACTGTGCCATTACAGAAAGCTCCAGGGCAGCTCAGGATGACGGCACTGCCTTAAAACTGTGGGCTGTGAGCTGCCACCTGCTCGGCATCCGCTGGAGATGA
- the tnfrsf11a gene encoding tumor necrosis factor receptor superfamily member 11A, producing the protein MRLNFSTSWIFRGWITCVLVTFYAQNGVSRSVQCDEKQYLKGSRCCNRCKPGFRVYSDCNGSNHTRCIKCLPGEYQPGWTQEMRCLQQKFCDPGKGFMPRPENLEAEEPCRCKTTLQCHPINCEYCEEIPSCSAGFGLELDPESTNGRKICVPCKKGFFSADSSAEQCKQWTNCKAEGRSETQPGSAQADAVCGPPVSGAAPSWVLVSLLSVITVLCLLILLLFCYKDKLKLLSVNLRSCVQNLKRTRIQQETLAPLYHSGVAGGIGGGPGNTKCTPCETTKLICQAPQNPADEPPCTYPTTVTDVKVSLPLTVKEEGTKGKTVMEEQSEGSGEPEEVSEEEEVVSVSPLLAGSCLCVIPVREPLEVGENEDCSQAVSHGTPRICFCGGLDGDERGKEEKSESERADNSGKTRGRDQEKVILFKSETSAASLVSLSPPFLHTTSVIPPASPHPELCLPLSQAQARPEFKPHPKDRSLVKQEELYRLASTDSTSTENSSPSAASAMTSVSPLMTSSSVGDLYLDKPPEASSQEQGQGLSLGDSRGNKLSSGDSELECSPESLQSQLAEPPLTSGQVSGNHNTTFISSGQVMNFSSDVIVVYVSQTSFGSDGAELDDAFGSPVQEEASETAQFFESSLRSPGDSITHRTLQEETLLVREVMEERPHGK; encoded by the exons AACGGAGTCTCCAGATCTGTCCAATGTGACGAGAAACAGTACTTAAAAGGCTCCAGATGCTGCAATAGGTGTAAACCAg gCTTCCGTGTGTATTCTGACTGCAATGGTTCCAACCACACTCGGTGTATTAAATGTCTCCCTGGTGAATACCAGCCTGGCTGGACTCAAGAGATGCGCTGTCTTCAGCAGAAGTTCTGTGATCCAG GTAAGGGCTTCATGCCAAGGCCTGAAAACCTTGAGGCAGAGGAGCCATGTCGCTGCAAAACTACCTTACAGTGCCATCCCATCAACTGCGAGTACTGTGAGGAGATACCCTCCTGCAGTGCTGGATTTGGACTTGAGTTGGACCCTG AGTCAACTAACGGAAGGAAGATTTGTGTTCCATGTAAGAAAGGCTTCTTCTCTGCTGACAGCAGTGCTGAACAATGCAAACAGTGGACTAA TTGTAAGGCTGAGGGCAGGAGTGAGACACAGCCAGGCAGCGCTCAGGCTGATGCAGTGTGTGGACCACCTGTCTCTG GTGCAGCACCCTCCTGGGTTCTAGTTTCATTGCTGTCAGTCATCACTGTTCTCTGCCTCCTCATCCTGCTCCTCTTCTGCTACAAGGATAAACTGAAGTTACTCTCTG tAAATCTGCGCTCCTGTGTTCAGAATCTGAAGAGGACAAGGATACAGCAG GAGACCTTGGCCCCTCTTTACCACAGCGGAGTGGCAGGAGGAATAGGAGGAGGCCCAGGAAATACCAAATGCACACCATGTGAGACAACCAAACTCATCTGTCAAGCCCCCCAAAACCCTGCTGATGAGCCCCCATGCACCTACCCCACCACTGTTACCGATGTGAAGGTGTCACTGCCCCTAACAGTGAAAGAAGAAGGGACAAAAGGAaagacagtgatggaggaacAGAGCGAAGGGTCTGGGGAACCTGAGGAGGTGTCTGAAGAAGAGGAAGTTGTGAGTGTGTCTCCGCTGTTGGCAGGTTCTTGTCTGTGTGTCATTCCGGTACGTGAGCCACTGGAAGTAGGAGAGAATGAGGACTGTAGTCAGGCTGTCAGCCATGGGACTCCCAGAATCTGCTTCTGTGGAGGGCTGGATGGAGATGAGAgggggaaagaggaaaaaagtgagAGTGAAAGGGCAGACAACAGTGGAAAAACGCGTGGCAGGGACCAAGAAAAGGTTATTCTGTTCAAGAGTGAGACAAGCGCTGCATCTCtggtctctctgtctcctcctttcctccacACCACCTCTGTAATCCCACCAGCCAGCCCACATCCTGAACTCTGCCTGCCGTTGTCCCAAGCTCAGGCGAGGCCAGAGTTCAAACCTCACCCGAAAGACAGGTCACTGGTAAAACAGGAGGAATTATATAGACTGGCAAGCACAGACTCCACCTCCACAGAGAATAGCAGCCCCAGTGCAGCCTCCGCGATGACCTCAGTTAGCCCTTTGATGACATCCTCATCTGTCGGAGATCTCTACCTGGACAAGCCCCCTGAGGCCTCCAGCCAGGAGCAAGGCCAGGGACTTTCCTTGGGAGACAGCAGAGGAAACAAGCTCTCATCAGGGGACTCAGAGCTGGAGTGCTCACCTGAGAGCCTCCAGAGCCAGCTGGCAGAACCACCTCTTACCTCAG GTCAGGTGTCTGGGAACCACAACACCACCTTCATCTCCAGTGGCCAGGTGATGAACTTCAGCAGCGATGTTATCGTTGTCTATGTCAGCCAGACATCTTTCGGCAGCGATGGGGCAGAGCTGGACGATGCCTTTGGCAGCCCTGTCCAGGAAGAAGCCAGTGAGACAGCTCAGTTTTTCGAGAGTAGCCTGAGGTCACCAGGGGACTCCATTACCCACAGAACCTTGCAAGAAGAGACACTGCTGGTCCGAGAAGTGATGGAGGAACGGCCACATGGAAAGTGA